A genomic region of Zea mays cultivar B73 chromosome 6, Zm-B73-REFERENCE-NAM-5.0, whole genome shotgun sequence contains the following coding sequences:
- the LOC100286302 gene encoding NEDD8-conjugating enzyme Ubc12-like isoform X1 — MINLFKIKGQKKEEAASAAGKAPVKKQSAGELRLHKDISELNLPKTTSISFPNGKDDLMNFETTIRPDEGYYMGGTFVFTFQVSPSYPHDPPKVKCKTKVYHPNIDLEGNVCLNILREDWKPVLNINTVIYGLNLLFTQPNDEDPLNHEAAVVLRDNPKMFEANVRRAMAGGYVGQHYFQRCA; from the exons ATGATTAATCTTTTCAAAATAAAGGGTCAAAAGAAAGAAGAGGCAGCAAGTGCTGCTGGAAAGGCCCCTGTTAAGAAACAGTCTGCTGGGGAGCTCCGTCTTCATAAAG ATATTAGTGAGCTCAACCTGCCGAAGACCACATCAATTTCTTTTCCCAATGGCAAGGATGATCTGATGAATTTTGAGACCACCATCCGACCTGATGAAGGATATTACAT GGGCGGCACTTTCGTTTTCACCTTTCAAGTGTCCCCATCTTATCCTCATGATCCTCCGAAGGTCAAATGCAAGACCAAG GTGTACCATCCAAATATTGATCTGGAAGGCAATGTCTGTCTGAACATTCTGCGCGAAGATTGGAAGCCTGTTCTCAACATCAACACTGTTATTTATGGCCTGAATCTTCTTTTTACG CAACCAAACGACGAGGATCCTCTGAACCACGAAGCTGCAGTTGTCCTTCGCGACAATCCAAAGATGTTTGAGGCAAATGTGAGAAGAGCCATGGCTGGAGGCTACGTCGGCCAACACTATTTCCAAAGATGTGCTTGA
- the LOC100286302 gene encoding NEDD8-conjugating enzyme Ubc12-like (The RefSeq protein has 1 substitution compared to this genomic sequence): MINLFKIKGQKKEEAASAAGKAPVKKQSAGELRLHKDISELNLPKTTSISFPNGKDDLMNFETTIRLDEGYYMGGTFVFTFQVSPSYPHDPPKVKCKTKVYHPNIDLEGNVCLNILREDWKPVLNINTVIYGLNLLFTQPNDEDPLNHEAAVVLRDNPKMFEANVRRAMAGGYVGQHYFQRCA, from the exons ATGATTAATCTTTTCAAAATAAAGGGTCAAAAGAAAGAAGAGGCAGCAAGTGCTGCTGGAAAGGCCCCTGTTAAGAAACAGTCTGCTGGGGAGCTCCGTCTTCATAAAG ATATTAGTGAGCTCAACCTGCCGAAGACCACATCAATTTCTTTTCCCAATGGCAAGGATGATCTGATGAATTTTGAGACCACCATCCGACCTGATGAAGGATATTACAT GGGCGGCACTTTCGTTTTCACCTTTCAAGTGTCCCCATCTTATCCTCATGATCCTCCGAAGGTCAAATGCAAGACCAAG GTGTACCATCCAAATATTGATCTGGAAGGCAATGTCTGTCTGAACATTCTGCGCGAAGATTGGAAGCCTGTTCTCAACATCAACACTGTTATTTATGGCCTGAATCTTCTTTTTACG CAACCAAACGACGAGGATCCTCTGAACCACGAAGCTGCAGTTGTCCTTCGCGACAATCCAAAGATGTTTGAGGCAAATGTGAGAAGAGCCATGGCTGGAGGCTACGTCGGCCAACACTATTTCCAAAGATGTGCTTGA